Genomic window (Pirellulaceae bacterium):
GGAATTTCGTAGAGACGATCAGAATATAGATTGAACGATGTCGTTGCAACGGTGGAGAGCAATAGAAAGAAACGTCGAGAAAAGGATCGAGGGCTAGACGACGACCGATTTTCGAAGAAAAAGCTGATTTTCCGTCTCGGTGTCGCCTGCAACGGAAAACTTACTCGAAGCGGCCTTCAACCAGAATGGTCGCCAATCTGCCCAAAACATGTTTCGCAAAATAACAAGCGGGCAAGCAAAGTTCGTCCTCTTGATAGGTCACAGAAGATCAAGGGTCTTACAGATTAGCAGCCGGTTGAGGCAAAGACTTCCTGCTAAGAAATAAGCTCGATTGAGAACACAAGCGACGAATTTTCTCTCAGGCGTGAAATTCGAATCACCCGGACTTTCCGTTTCGGCCTCAGAGACAGAATTTATTTCTTGCTTCGTGACTGAGAATTCGATGCTACGATCCGATCACTCGAATACAGAATAGCGAGCCACACGTTCTTCAAGAATCCGTAAAGCTTCCTCGGCGGCATACTGCCGCACTCGTGCAGACGCCTCCGCAGAATGAAAGGCAACATGGGGTGTTATACAGACTCTGCCTTCGATTTCGGCAAGATTGTTCCGCCATGCTTCAAACAAAACCGATTTGGAGGGAGGCTCTTCGGGCAAAACATCAAGTGCAACTGCCGAAAGTTGTCCTTGGCAAATCGCATCGAGGAGTAGAGCATCATCGGCCACGAGCATTCCCCTCGCCGTATTGACCAACATCGCCCCTCGCTTCATTTTCGCAATGAACGTACCGTCCACCATTCCCCGGTTTTGCTTATTACCAGGAACGTGGAGAGATACGATATCCGCCAAACCCAACAAGCTATCCAGATCAGAAACTGACTCAGCTCCCTGGCAGGCATTCACCGCTGGGTCATAAAATATTCGCCGAAACCCAAACGGCTCGGCTCGCCTTAAGACGGCATCACCAATACGACCTGCTCCAATCACTCCCAGCGTTAGTTGAGATGTTGACCTTACTCTTTTCAAGGCGAGCGATTGCCAACGCTGCGGGTTCTTCTTGAGAAAAAATTCTATTTCTCGAATACCGCGCAACATATCCAGAATCATCGCCAAGGCGGTGTCCGCTACTTCACCCACGCAGTAGTCGGGCACATTAGAAACGACAACGCCTCGATCATGACAAGCTTCCAAACAGATCTTATCGTAACCAACTCCCTGCCGAACCACTCCACGAAGGCTACGAAACTGGCCCAAGAATTCAGAATCGACAATTGTTTGGTGGACCACTGCGACTTTAATTTGGTCAGCCAAGCTGGTGTCCGTTGTGAGCTGATCACCTAAGATGCTTCGTTCGATTTCCAAACCATCTGTTGCTGGTTCTACTAGAAGGATTTTCATCTAATCAGTCTGTCGAATCCAAAAAATATTCCGTGAACTTCAAACCATGCAAACCTGCTTGACGCCGATAAATTGCATTTTCAGTGGTTACAGGATCTTCCGCGACAGTTCGTTGTATTGCATGACATGCTGCTTCATTTTCATACAACCACATCACTACAACTCGACCCTCCTGATCGCAATAACGCCCTAGGAAGCGGGCGCCGTGTCGCTCATGAACCGGTTTCACCAATTCATAGAACACTCGGTCGGCAGAGTCGTGGTCGGACCCTTGTGACTCATAGATTCGCATTCGAATCATCAAGTATTTCTTTCTGTTTAAGAGCAGCGATGAAAGGTTCGAGATCCGATTCGCAGAACCATGGTCTTCTCGGCATGCTGGTCAACAGGTCAAGGGTACGACCCGATCCAAGTCGATCAATTAGCGGCAAGACCCACTCTTGTCGAATGTTG
Coding sequences:
- a CDS encoding NIPSNAP family protein; translated protein: MIRMRIYESQGSDHDSADRVFYELVKPVHERHGARFLGRYCDQEGRVVVMWLYENEAACHAIQRTVAEDPVTTENAIYRRQAGLHGLKFTEYFLDSTD
- a CDS encoding NAD(P)-dependent oxidoreductase, producing MKILLVEPATDGLEIERSILGDQLTTDTSLADQIKVAVVHQTIVDSEFLGQFRSLRGVVRQGVGYDKICLEACHDRGVVVSNVPDYCVGEVADTALAMILDMLRGIREIEFFLKKNPQRWQSLALKRVRSTSQLTLGVIGAGRIGDAVLRRAEPFGFRRIFYDPAVNACQGAESVSDLDSLLGLADIVSLHVPGNKQNRGMVDGTFIAKMKRGAMLVNTARGMLVADDALLLDAICQGQLSAVALDVLPEEPPSKSVLFEAWRNNLAEIEGRVCITPHVAFHSAEASARVRQYAAEEALRILEERVARYSVFE